GGCATTCTCCTTAGCCCAGCCAACCATGCCTTTGGAAGCGTCCACATGGGTGACATTGGCTCCGGCTGCTGCTGCGGCCAGTGTAGCTCCGCCGGTATAAGCGAACAGGTTAAGCACCCTTATGGGGCGGTCAGCCGGACGCCGGGCCTGCCGGATCTTTTCGCCAAACCAGTCCCAGTTGGCAGCCTGCTCCGGGAACAGTCCGGTATGCTTGAAACTGAATGGTTTTAAGTTGAAGGTCAGTTCCTTATAGCCGATCGTCCACTGCTCCGGCAGATCAAAGAACTCCCACTCGCCGCCGCCCTTGGCGCTGCGGTGGTAGTGTCCGTTCATGTAACGCCAGCCCTTGTGGGTCTTTGGCGTATCCCATATGACCTGCGGGTCGGGGCGGACTAAAAGATAGTCCCCCCAGCGCTCCAGCTTTTCTCCTTTCGAACAGTCTATGACCTGGTAATCCTTCCAGCCATCTGCTAACCACATAATATTTATCCAGCCTTTCCGGGCGTTATCCCCTTAATTTGCGTTGTTTCGGACACTTTCTGCGCGTCTCTACATTCATTATACAAAGTATGCTATAAAATAGTCAAGGATTTCAAAAATTGTAAGATTTTCCGACATTTTTTTGTTGAATAATTAACTATATCTTGTTACAATGTAAGTTAGATGTACTAAGGAATGAGGTAAAGGAGCGTCAATATGAAGAAAAAAGGTTTGGCAGTCCTTGCGCTGGCGGTGGTGATGACCCTGGGCACCGCGGGGATTACGGCGCTGGCAGCTGCGGGCTGGGTACAGGAAGGCAACGGTTGGGCATACTACAGCGCATCCGGCAGCCGTACCAGCAATGCGTGGCGTCAGGCGAATGATGGAACCTGGAGATATTTGAACGGCAGCGGTGTGATGGCGGTGGATTCATGGGTGGACAACGATAATTACTATGTGGATTCCAACGGTATCATGGTATCGAATAAGTGGCTGCAGGTGACCAATTCAAACAGCGATACCGGATACGACTGGTACTACTTTACCACCAGCGGAAAGTGCGTGAAGGAAAAGTGGGAGAAGATCAACGACAAGTGGTATTATTTCGGTGATACCGGTGCTATGCAGACTGGATGGATCCTGGACGATATGTATTACTGCGG
This portion of the Clostridium sp. AN503 genome encodes:
- a CDS encoding class I SAM-dependent methyltransferase; the protein is MWLADGWKDYQVIDCSKGEKLERWGDYLLVRPDPQVIWDTPKTHKGWRYMNGHYHRSAKGGGEWEFFDLPEQWTIGYKELTFNLKPFSFKHTGLFPEQAANWDWFGEKIRQARRPADRPIRVLNLFAYTGGATLAAAAAGANVTHVDASKGMVGWAKENAASSGLSGAPIRWLVDDCVKFVEREIRRGNHYDAIIMDPPSYGRGPKGEIWKIEDAIHPLVKLCVQLLSDEPLFFLINSYTTGLAPAVLTYMLATEIVPKFGGHVDSQEVGLPVTETGLVLPCGASGRWKR